A part of Sebastes fasciatus isolate fSebFas1 chromosome 10, fSebFas1.pri, whole genome shotgun sequence genomic DNA contains:
- the LOC141774935 gene encoding uncharacterized protein LOC141774935 isoform X2 → MRHMKRPRKIREEFLRLTNKDLIDNFKAAINQHTPRLLKLYWARRTAFPPEMDQLLNRLDEETSDITAHRQTAALKGLPLYLHDSHEKLFRNCLATDPEEEQTKGLIVGILTVLEDDDSSAPATVINVAVVVEEDIVLQDLPDLPTTFAYLFGLIYALNLQYPKELRYTFKTIQKVFMELGTDLSARVRSLKNKLLQ, encoded by the exons ATGAGGCATATGAAAAGACCAAGAAAG ATCAGGGAAGAGTTTCTTCGGCTCACCAACAAGGACCTAATAGACAACTTCAAAGCAGCCATTAATCAGCACACTCCAAGGCTCCTTAAACTCTATTGGGCTAGGCGGACAGCTTTCCCGCCTGAGATGGATCAACTCCTTAACAGACTGGATGAAGAG ACATCTGACATCACAGCACATCGACAGACTGCAGCCTTGAAGGGCCTCCCCTTGTATCTCCATGACAGTCATGAGAAGCTGTTCAGGAACTGTCTG GCCACTGACCCAGAAGAGGAGCAGACGAAGGGCCTCATCGTGGGTATCCTCACTGTGTTGGAGGATGATGACAGTTCAGCTCCTGCAACAGTCAttaatgttgctgttgttgtagaAGAAGACATCGTCCTCCAGGATCTCCCTGACCTGCCAACGACTTTTGCTTACCTCTTTGGGCTGATCTACGCTTTAAACCTCCAGTACCCAAAAGAACTGAGGTACACATTCAAAACCATTCAAAAGGTTTTCATGGAACTTGGAACTGATCTCTCTGCAAGAGTCCGATCCCTCAAAAACAAACTTCTTCAGTGA
- the LOC141774935 gene encoding uncharacterized protein LOC141774935 isoform X1 translates to MKQQMEVTFSLRRKEIVELVPMVSEVQERWPALFYEAEIREEFLRLTNKDLIDNFKAAINQHTPRLLKLYWARRTAFPPEMDQLLNRLDEETSDITAHRQTAALKGLPLYLHDSHEKLFRNCLATDPEEEQTKGLIVGILTVLEDDDSSAPATVINVAVVVEEDIVLQDLPDLPTTFAYLFGLIYALNLQYPKELRYTFKTIQKVFMELGTDLSARVRSLKNKLLQ, encoded by the exons ATGAAGCAACAGATGGAGGTTACATTCTCCCTGAGGCGCAAGGAGATTGTGGAGCTAGTGCCTATGGTGTCAGAGGTTCAGGAGCGGTGGCCTGCGCTGTTTTACGAGGCAGAG ATCAGGGAAGAGTTTCTTCGGCTCACCAACAAGGACCTAATAGACAACTTCAAAGCAGCCATTAATCAGCACACTCCAAGGCTCCTTAAACTCTATTGGGCTAGGCGGACAGCTTTCCCGCCTGAGATGGATCAACTCCTTAACAGACTGGATGAAGAG ACATCTGACATCACAGCACATCGACAGACTGCAGCCTTGAAGGGCCTCCCCTTGTATCTCCATGACAGTCATGAGAAGCTGTTCAGGAACTGTCTG GCCACTGACCCAGAAGAGGAGCAGACGAAGGGCCTCATCGTGGGTATCCTCACTGTGTTGGAGGATGATGACAGTTCAGCTCCTGCAACAGTCAttaatgttgctgttgttgtagaAGAAGACATCGTCCTCCAGGATCTCCCTGACCTGCCAACGACTTTTGCTTACCTCTTTGGGCTGATCTACGCTTTAAACCTCCAGTACCCAAAAGAACTGAGGTACACATTCAAAACCATTCAAAAGGTTTTCATGGAACTTGGAACTGATCTCTCTGCAAGAGTCCGATCCCTCAAAAACAAACTTCTTCAGTGA